AGTCCGTACAGCGAGTTCTCCAGGTTCTCGCGGCGCACCAGCCGGCCGGCGCGTTCCATCAGGATCTGCAGCAGGGCGAATTCGCGCTTGGTCAGCTCGACCCGCTCGCCGCGGAAGCTCACCTCGGAGGTGCCGAGGTCCAGGCTCAGCGCACCGGCCTCGATGCGGTTCGCCGCCAGGCCCTGCGCGCGGCGGGTCAGCGAGCGGATGCGCGCGGCCAGCTCGTCCACGTGGAACGGTTTCACCAGGTAGTCGTCGGCGCCGGCATCGAGGCCGCGCACGCGGTCGTCCAGCCCGTCGCGCGCGGTCATCACGATCACCGGGGTCCTGATGTGCATACGGCGGGTCTCGACCAGCACGTCGAGCCCGTCCTTGCCGGGCAGGCCGAGGTCGAGCAGCACCAGGTCGGCGGTCTGGTCGCGCAGCGCCAGCAGCGCCTCGCGGCCGTCGCGCAGCCAGCTGACCGTATAGGCGAGGCGTTCCAGCGCGCGCTGGATCGCCGCGCCGAGCTGGGGGTCGTCTTCCACCAGGATGATGTGCACCGACAGGCTCCTTCGCACGGCCCGAGAGCCGCCGGCCGATTATCCGGCGATCGGCTTGCAAAGTGCTGAGATCGCGGGCCGGCACGGCGGATTTGCCCGCCACTCGGCCCGGCCTATAGAATCGGGCGAAGCGACGTGGAGTCATTCGGGCTGCCGCAACGGCGGCCCGCGATACCGCGACTTGCAGGCGTTCCATCCGCTGAAGTGCGCGGACGCTCATGAAAAGGCCAGGGTGCGATGCCCCGGCTTTTCTGCCGGAGACACCACCGACAATCTTTCGAGCGAGCACCGCGACTGATGCCTGACGCCATCCTGCCAAGCACCATCCTCGCCCTGCCGTTCGTCGCCGCGCTGTGGCTGTTGCGCCCGCGCGGCCGCCGCGTGGCGGTGTGGCTGATGACCGCCACTGCGCTGCTCGGCCTGCTGCTATCGCTGTGGCTGTACCCGGCCATCGCCGGCGGCGACGCCTTGCGCCAGGTGATTGCGTGGGCGCCCGGGCTGGGCCTGGACCTGGTGCTGCGGGTGGATGGCTTCGCCTGGCTGTTCATGCTGCTGATCTGCGGCATCGGCGCGCTGGTGGGCATCTACGCCCGCTACTACATGCCGGCGGACGATCCGCTCGCGCACTTCTACGCGCTGCTGCTGGCCTTCATGGGTTCAATGCTGGGCATCGTGATGTCCGGCAACGTGGTGCAGCTGGTGTTCTTCTGGGAACTGACCAGCCTGTTCTCGTTCCTGCTGATCGGCTACTGGCACCACGGCGCCTCGGCGCGCGACGGCGCGCGGATGGCGCTGATCGTCACTTCCGGCGGCGGCCTGTGCCTGTTCGCCGGCGTGCTGCTGCTGGGTCATATCGCGGGCAGTTACGACCTCGACACGATCCTCGCCGCGGGCGATGCGGTGCGCACGCATGCGCTGTACCTGCCCACGCTGCTGCTGATCCTGCTCGGCGCGTTCACCAAGAGCGCGCAGTTCCCGTTCCATTTCTGGCTGCCGCAGGCGATGTCGGCGCCCACGCCGGTATCGGCCTACCTGCATTCGGCCACCATGGTGAAGGCCGGCGTGTTCCTGCTGGTGCGCTTCTGGCCGGTGCTGGGCGGCACCGACGCGTGGTTCTGGATCGTCGGCGGCACCGGCCTGGTCACGCTGGTGCTGGGTGCGTACGCGGCGATGTTCGAGCAGGACCTGAAAGGCGTGCTGGCCTATTCGACGATCAGCCACCTCGGCCTGATCACCATGCTGGTCGGCCTGGGCAGCGCGCTGGGCGTGGTCGCCGCGATCTTCCACATCGTCAACCACGCCACCTTCAAGGCCTCGCTGTTCATGGCCGCCGGCGCGGTCGATCACGAGGCCGGCACGCGCGACCTGCGCAAGCTCGGCGGGTTGCGCCGCTTCATGCCGGTCACTGCGACGCTGGCGCTGATCGCCGGTGCGGCGATGGCCGGGGTGCCGCTGCTGAACGGTTTCCTGTCGAAGGAGATGTTCTTCGCCGAGACGCTGGCCGCGCGCCAGGGGCCGCTGCTCAACGCGATTTCGGTGGTGCTCGCGGTGGCCGCCAGCGCGTTCGGCGTGACCTATTCGATCCGTTTCGTGCGTGGCGTGTTCTTCGGCCGCGTACCCGCCAGCTTGCCGCGGGAGCCGCACGAGCCGCCGCTGTGGATGCGCGTGCCGATCGGCCTGCTGGCGCTGGCCTGCCTGCTGGTGGGCATGCTGCCGGCGCGGGTGATCGGCCCGTCGCTGCGCGCGGCGGCCAGCGCGGTGCTGGGCGCCGGCCAGCTGCCGGAGTACAGCCTGGCGGTGTGGCATGGCGTGACCACGCCGCTGCTGATGAGCGTGCTCGCATTCGTCGCCGGCTGCCTGCTGTTCGTCAGCCTGCGCCGGCGCTTCGCCGCGCTGGAGACGGCGCCGCTGACCGGGCGATTCAGCGGCAAGCGCATCTTCGAGCGGGTGATGGCGGTGGTCGCGGCGGACCTGCCGCAGCGGATCGAGCGCCGCTACCCGAGCCGCCGGCTGCAGCCGCAGCTGCTGCTGATCGTGCTGCTGGCACTGGTCGCCGGCACGCTGGCGGCCACCAGCGCGCCGTTCGGCTTCCAGCCGCGCTGGTCCAGCGTGGACCCGGCGTTCGCCTTGCTGTGGCTGCTCGGCGCGGCCTGCGCGATCGGCGCGGCAAGCCAGGCCAAGTTCCACCGCCTCGCCGCGCTGGTGCTCACCGGCGGTGCGGGGCTGGTGTCGTGCGTGAGCTTCGTGTGGCTGTCGGCGCCGGACCTGGCGGCGACCCAGCTGCTGGTCGAGGTGGTCACCACCATCCTGATCCTGCTTGGCC
This genomic stretch from Rhodanobacter thiooxydans harbors:
- a CDS encoding response regulator, whose translation is MHIILVEDDPQLGAAIQRALERLAYTVSWLRDGREALLALRDQTADLVLLDLGLPGKDGLDVLVETRRMHIRTPVIVMTARDGLDDRVRGLDAGADDYLVKPFHVDELAARIRSLTRRAQGLAANRIEAGALSLDLGTSEVSFRGERVELTKREFALLQILMERAGRLVRRENLENSLYGLDNMVGSSALEVLVHTLRRKLSFDTIQTVRGFGYMIPREPQ
- a CDS encoding monovalent cation/H+ antiporter subunit A, with translation MPDAILPSTILALPFVAALWLLRPRGRRVAVWLMTATALLGLLLSLWLYPAIAGGDALRQVIAWAPGLGLDLVLRVDGFAWLFMLLICGIGALVGIYARYYMPADDPLAHFYALLLAFMGSMLGIVMSGNVVQLVFFWELTSLFSFLLIGYWHHGASARDGARMALIVTSGGGLCLFAGVLLLGHIAGSYDLDTILAAGDAVRTHALYLPTLLLILLGAFTKSAQFPFHFWLPQAMSAPTPVSAYLHSATMVKAGVFLLVRFWPVLGGTDAWFWIVGGTGLVTLVLGAYAAMFEQDLKGVLAYSTISHLGLITMLVGLGSALGVVAAIFHIVNHATFKASLFMAAGAVDHEAGTRDLRKLGGLRRFMPVTATLALIAGAAMAGVPLLNGFLSKEMFFAETLAARQGPLLNAISVVLAVAASAFGVTYSIRFVRGVFFGRVPASLPREPHEPPLWMRVPIGLLALACLLVGMLPARVIGPSLRAAASAVLGAGQLPEYSLAVWHGVTTPLLMSVLAFVAGCLLFVSLRRRFAALETAPLTGRFSGKRIFERVMAVVAADLPQRIERRYPSRRLQPQLLLIVLLALVAGTLAATSAPFGFQPRWSSVDPAFALLWLLGAACAIGAASQAKFHRLAALVLTGGAGLVSCVSFVWLSAPDLAATQLLVEVVTTILILLGLRWLPKRIEGLAAESRTHRFRRRRDMVIATAVGLGVASLAYAAMMHPVADSISRFFLERAYAEGGGHNVVNVILVDFRGFDTLGEISVLAIVALTVFALLRRFRPAAESINAPAQQRLQTALGASGPGRAADHSLTDYLMIPGLIIQLMSPVIVLFGLHLFLRGHDLPGGGFVAGITVSVALILLYMARGARWVEAHLRVLPVRWIGLGLLLAAGTGLGSLAFGRPFLTSYFRHVELLVLGELPLASAVLFDLGVFVVVVGATTLMLIALAHQSLRRPRQPAAPAEGEG